In one window of Gemmatimonadaceae bacterium DNA:
- the murJ gene encoding murein biosynthesis integral membrane protein MurJ: MTERTGRSAFLVAAGIFLSRITGLVREGVFAHFFGTSISGDAFNAAFRIPNLLQNLFGEGVLSASFIPEYAGLRARGQHEEATRLAGAVFALLSTVAAVLVLLGILAAPLLVSVIAAGFTGEKRELTIQLTRILFPGAALLVLSAWCLGILNSHRRFFLPYVAPVIWNLALIATLLFYGATSTQPHLAVYLAWGSVAGSALQFAVQLPVVLPLIQGARLTFARESESVQRVVRNFVPVFVGRGVVQISAYFDTLIASLVVSGALAAVVYAQILYLLPISLFAMSVSAAELPAMSSIAGDLGETAAHLRQRLRTGLRRIAFFVVPSAVAFLFLGDVIVGAIYQRGEFTRADTIWVWQILIGSSIGLLAFTLSRLYASTFYATRDTRTPVRYAIIRITISVVLGLLLAVVLPRALDVDRRLGAVGLTLAGGIAGWVEYALLRRGLGKRIGHVPVELNHLMKLIAIAGLAAAAAGWMRGLFIGDSQPLVLALAILPVYGAIYLGVAWLLGVSELSGLLKRSQ; the protein is encoded by the coding sequence GTGACCGAGCGCACCGGCAGATCCGCGTTCCTGGTCGCGGCCGGCATATTCCTGAGCCGGATCACCGGGCTCGTTCGCGAGGGCGTCTTCGCGCACTTCTTCGGCACGTCCATCTCCGGCGACGCGTTCAACGCCGCGTTCAGAATTCCCAACCTGCTGCAGAACCTCTTCGGGGAAGGGGTGCTGTCGGCGTCGTTCATTCCGGAGTACGCCGGACTGCGCGCGCGCGGACAGCACGAGGAGGCCACGCGGCTCGCCGGAGCGGTGTTTGCGCTCCTCTCGACCGTGGCCGCGGTTCTGGTGTTGCTCGGAATCCTGGCCGCGCCGCTGCTCGTGTCGGTGATCGCGGCGGGGTTCACCGGGGAGAAGCGGGAGCTCACGATCCAGCTCACGCGCATCCTCTTTCCCGGAGCGGCGCTGCTGGTCCTGTCGGCCTGGTGCCTCGGCATTCTCAACTCGCACCGGCGGTTCTTCCTGCCGTACGTCGCGCCCGTGATCTGGAACCTGGCGCTGATCGCGACGCTGCTGTTCTACGGCGCCACATCGACCCAGCCGCACCTCGCGGTTTATCTCGCGTGGGGCTCGGTGGCCGGAAGCGCGCTGCAGTTCGCCGTGCAGCTGCCGGTCGTGCTCCCGCTCATCCAGGGGGCGCGGCTCACTTTCGCGCGCGAGAGCGAGAGCGTCCAGCGGGTGGTGCGCAACTTCGTGCCGGTGTTCGTGGGCAGGGGAGTCGTCCAGATCAGCGCGTACTTCGACACGCTGATCGCCAGCCTGGTCGTGTCGGGCGCGCTCGCGGCGGTCGTGTACGCGCAGATTCTCTACCTGCTGCCGATCAGCCTGTTCGCCATGTCCGTGTCAGCCGCCGAGCTGCCCGCGATGTCGAGCATCGCGGGCGATCTGGGCGAGACGGCGGCGCACCTGCGCCAGCGGCTCCGCACCGGGTTGCGACGTATCGCGTTCTTCGTCGTGCCGTCGGCCGTCGCGTTTCTCTTCCTGGGCGACGTCATCGTCGGCGCCATCTATCAGCGGGGCGAGTTCACCCGCGCCGACACGATCTGGGTCTGGCAGATCCTGATCGGCTCGTCCATCGGGCTGCTGGCGTTCACGCTGAGCCGGCTGTACGCCTCGACGTTCTACGCCACGCGCGACACGCGCACCCCGGTCCGGTATGCCATCATCCGGATCACGATCAGCGTGGTGCTGGGGCTGCTTCTCGCCGTCGTCCTCCCGCGCGCGCTCGACGTCGATCGCAGGCTCGGCGCGGTAGGGCTTACGCTGGCGGGCGGCATTGCCGGGTGGGTCGAGTACGCGCTGCTTCGCCGCGGGCTGGGCAAGCGCATCGGTCACGTGCCCGTAGAGCTGAATCATCTGATGAAGCTCATCGCCATCGCAGGTCTGGCCGCCGCGGCGGCGGGCTGGATGCGTGGGCTCTTCATCGGAGACTCCCAACCCCTCGTTCTCGCGCTCGCGATCCTGCCGGTGTACGGCGCGATCTACCTGGGCGTCGCTTGGCTGCTAGGCGTCTCCGAGCTCTCCGGCC
- the bshC gene encoding bacillithiol biosynthesis cysteine-adding enzyme BshC: MTLELRSRPLSASPLIALAGQPDTPAEWYEPRPDAEGWRRRVAETAVEFEGGAWLRALAPALEAKSAAAVRLRRAANSGGVAVTTGQQPGLFGGPLYTWFKAMSALALADELEKLTGVPAAPVFWAATDDADFAEASETTVSMPGGAEVIRIESQAEGGLPMSAFPLGDLGAQLDALTRACGSAPNGAVLDAVRAAYSPESTIGGAYVRLLRTILEPLGVAVLDASHPAVRGAGRPLLEQALAHGGELEAALKQRSKVLKDAGHRAQVAHVAGRTLVFSNGSGGRHRVRVREAETLAGSKAADLSPNVLLRPVMERAILPTVAYVGGPAEIAYFAQVSAVADGLGARRPLIVPRWSGVIVEPHVRKVLDRIGADVDDFADPHAVETRVAREQLPAGIVKALKKARVRVESALDELEKEDTAAGVLPAAVLEGAKRQLLHKLDRLERRYVAATKRKGSELLTEVATARGALYPNGKPQERALNAIPLFAKYGGDVLTGILAKAREHAAAL; encoded by the coding sequence ATGACACTCGAGCTCCGCTCGCGGCCGCTGAGCGCATCGCCATTGATTGCGTTGGCAGGGCAACCCGACACTCCAGCAGAATGGTACGAGCCGCGACCGGATGCCGAAGGGTGGAGGCGGCGCGTCGCGGAGACCGCCGTCGAGTTCGAGGGCGGGGCGTGGCTGCGCGCGCTGGCGCCCGCGCTCGAAGCGAAGAGCGCCGCCGCGGTTCGCCTGCGGCGCGCCGCCAACTCGGGCGGCGTCGCGGTCACCACGGGACAGCAGCCGGGGTTGTTCGGCGGGCCGTTATACACGTGGTTCAAGGCGATGTCGGCGCTCGCGCTCGCGGACGAGCTGGAAAAGCTGACCGGCGTTCCCGCCGCGCCCGTGTTCTGGGCCGCGACCGACGACGCGGATTTCGCGGAGGCGAGCGAGACGACGGTGAGCATGCCGGGCGGCGCCGAGGTCATCCGCATCGAATCACAGGCGGAAGGCGGGCTGCCGATGTCCGCCTTTCCCCTGGGCGATCTCGGCGCGCAGCTCGACGCGCTCACGCGCGCGTGCGGCTCCGCGCCGAATGGCGCGGTGCTCGACGCTGTGCGGGCCGCGTATTCACCGGAATCGACGATAGGCGGCGCCTACGTGCGATTGCTCCGGACGATACTCGAGCCATTGGGCGTGGCCGTGCTGGACGCCTCGCATCCTGCCGTTCGTGGGGCGGGGCGTCCGCTCCTGGAGCAAGCTCTCGCGCACGGTGGCGAGCTCGAGGCCGCGCTGAAGCAGCGGTCCAAGGTGCTGAAGGACGCGGGACATCGCGCGCAGGTCGCGCACGTCGCCGGTCGCACGCTGGTGTTCAGCAACGGAAGTGGCGGCCGCCACCGCGTCAGAGTGCGCGAAGCCGAGACGTTGGCCGGGTCGAAGGCCGCCGACCTCTCGCCCAACGTGCTGCTCCGCCCGGTGATGGAGCGGGCGATCCTCCCCACGGTCGCGTACGTGGGCGGGCCCGCCGAGATCGCGTACTTCGCGCAGGTGAGCGCGGTCGCGGACGGACTCGGCGCGAGGCGGCCGCTGATCGTGCCGCGCTGGTCGGGTGTGATCGTCGAGCCGCACGTCCGGAAAGTGCTGGACAGGATCGGTGCGGACGTGGACGATTTCGCCGATCCGCACGCGGTGGAGACCCGCGTGGCGCGCGAGCAACTGCCCGCCGGCATCGTGAAAGCGCTCAAGAAGGCGCGGGTCCGCGTCGAATCGGCGCTCGACGAGCTGGAAAAAGAGGACACGGCGGCGGGCGTTCTTCCGGCGGCGGTGCTCGAAGGGGCCAAGCGGCAGCTGCTGCACAAGCTCGACCGCCTCGAGCGCCGGTACGTCGCCGCGACCAAGCGCAAGGGAAGCGAGCTTCTGACCGAGGTCGCCACCGCGCGCGGCGCGCTCTACCCGAACGGCAAGCCGCAAGAGCGCGCTCTGAATGCGATACCGCTGTTCGCCAAGTACGGTGGCGACGTCCTCACGGGGATACTCGCGAAGGCACGGGAGCACGCGGCGGCGCTGTGA
- a CDS encoding class I SAM-dependent methyltransferase has protein sequence MTEWFEKWFGEEYLALYPHRDEREAAAAVGLVEANLGGIEVKRALDLACGAGRHSRVLSERWWTAGLDLSAALLARAKAADPEGLYVRGDMRALPFVDHGFDLVVNLFTSFGYFDNDAQHLRVLAEVARVTRRGGKFVLDFLNSEHVRSALVPRESSNIGGRAVEVRREISADDRFVVKTIASGGEGGAADQTFVERVRLFDRMDLETMLEESGFGVEQVLGDYAGGAHSESSPRTIMFAIRE, from the coding sequence ATGACCGAGTGGTTCGAGAAGTGGTTCGGTGAGGAGTACCTCGCGCTGTACCCGCACCGGGACGAGCGCGAGGCGGCGGCCGCTGTCGGACTCGTCGAGGCCAATCTCGGCGGGATCGAGGTCAAGCGTGCGCTGGACCTCGCGTGCGGCGCCGGCAGGCATTCCCGCGTGCTCAGCGAGCGGTGGTGGACGGCCGGATTGGATCTATCCGCGGCGCTGCTCGCGCGGGCGAAGGCGGCCGACCCGGAGGGTCTCTACGTCCGCGGCGACATGCGCGCGCTTCCGTTCGTGGACCACGGGTTCGATCTCGTCGTGAATCTGTTCACCAGCTTCGGCTACTTCGACAACGACGCGCAGCACCTGCGCGTGCTGGCCGAAGTGGCGCGCGTTACGCGGCGCGGCGGCAAGTTCGTGCTCGACTTCCTCAACTCCGAGCATGTGCGCAGTGCGCTCGTGCCGCGGGAATCCAGCAACATCGGCGGCCGCGCAGTGGAGGTGCGCCGCGAGATCTCGGCCGACGACAGGTTCGTAGTGAAGACCATCGCGTCGGGCGGGGAGGGCGGCGCCGCCGACCAGACTTTCGTCGAGCGCGTGCGCCTGTTCGACCGGATGGATCTGGAGACGATGCTGGAGGAGAGCGGCTTCGGAGTCGAGCAGGTGCTGGGCGACTATGCCGGCGGCGCCCACTCGGAGAGCTCTCCCCGCACGATCATGTTCGCGATACGGGAATGA
- a CDS encoding 23S rRNA (pseudouridine(1915)-N(3))-methyltransferase RlmH, with the protein MRVIVAVVGKPKATSLAGAIAEYEKRAARYWPLEVVEVREESGRGISADMVRQREGERLRERIGEPARAVVCDPGGRSFDSARFSSWLQAERESGRDFAFVIGGAHGLSDELCDRARMRLSLAPWTLPHELARLVLAEQLYRAGTIVRGEPYHK; encoded by the coding sequence ATGCGCGTGATCGTCGCGGTGGTGGGGAAGCCGAAGGCCACTTCCCTAGCCGGCGCGATCGCTGAGTACGAGAAGCGCGCCGCGCGGTATTGGCCGCTGGAAGTAGTGGAGGTGCGCGAGGAGTCGGGCAGGGGCATTTCGGCGGACATGGTGCGGCAGCGGGAAGGCGAGCGGCTGCGCGAGCGGATCGGCGAGCCGGCCCGCGCCGTGGTGTGCGATCCCGGCGGGCGCTCCTTCGATTCGGCCCGGTTCTCTTCGTGGTTGCAGGCCGAGCGGGAGTCGGGCCGCGATTTCGCGTTCGTGATCGGCGGGGCCCACGGGCTCTCCGACGAATTGTGCGATCGAGCCCGGATGCGACTGTCACTTGCGCCGTGGACGCTACCACATGAGTTGGCCCGCCTGGTGCTCGCGGAGCAACTTTACCGTGCCGGCACGATCGTTCGCGGCGAGCCCTATCACAAATGA
- a CDS encoding Glu/Leu/Phe/Val dehydrogenase, with amino-acid sequence MAIIEDRRLTPAHGILGRDKDRFLSEENPFEAMMSRFDRAAELLDLDPGLVKVLRQPEKQIIVAVPVLKDDGSVDVYTGYRVLYNTSRGPAKGGIRFDTAVTLEEVKALAAWMTWKCAVVDIPFGGSKGGVNCDPEKMSVGELERMTRRYTAAIINTLGPDSDVPAPDVNTNERVMAWLMDTYSMHVGHTVTAVVTGKPVVMGGSLGRREATGRGCMIVTKEALNHLGLSVRNATVAVQGFGNVGSVAADLLSQEGCRIVAIADRHVSLYNADGIDTQKAIEHYRKHGTLKEFAGGDKMKPAELLTLDVDVLLPAALENVITTKNASQVRAKIICEGANGPTTAPADAILDEKGVFVIPDILANAGGVTVSYFEWVQNRGGYFWTEDLVNDRLRDIMCRSFANVLDIAKRHKVNMRTASYMLSVERVSTVHKLRGIYA; translated from the coding sequence ATGGCCATCATAGAAGACCGCCGCCTCACTCCCGCTCACGGCATACTCGGCCGGGACAAGGACCGTTTCCTTTCCGAAGAGAATCCCTTCGAGGCGATGATGTCGCGCTTCGACCGAGCGGCGGAGCTGCTCGATCTCGATCCGGGGCTGGTGAAAGTGCTGCGCCAACCGGAAAAACAGATCATCGTCGCGGTCCCCGTGCTGAAGGACGATGGAAGCGTGGACGTGTACACCGGCTACCGCGTGCTGTACAACACGTCGCGCGGCCCCGCCAAGGGCGGCATCAGATTCGACACGGCGGTCACGCTCGAGGAAGTGAAGGCTCTCGCGGCGTGGATGACGTGGAAGTGCGCGGTGGTCGACATTCCGTTCGGCGGCTCCAAGGGCGGCGTCAACTGCGACCCGGAGAAGATGAGCGTGGGCGAGCTGGAGCGGATGACCCGCCGGTACACCGCGGCTATCATCAACACGCTCGGCCCCGACTCCGACGTGCCCGCCCCGGATGTGAACACCAACGAGCGCGTGATGGCGTGGCTGATGGACACGTACTCGATGCACGTGGGCCATACGGTCACCGCGGTCGTGACGGGCAAGCCGGTGGTGATGGGTGGCTCGCTCGGCAGGCGGGAGGCGACCGGGCGCGGCTGCATGATCGTGACCAAGGAAGCGCTCAATCATCTCGGCCTCTCGGTGCGCAACGCGACGGTGGCGGTGCAGGGCTTCGGCAACGTCGGCTCGGTCGCCGCCGATCTGCTGTCGCAGGAAGGGTGCAGAATCGTGGCGATCGCTGACCGGCACGTCTCGCTGTACAACGCGGACGGCATCGACACCCAGAAGGCCATCGAGCACTACCGCAAGCACGGCACGCTGAAGGAGTTTGCGGGCGGCGACAAGATGAAGCCCGCGGAGCTGCTGACGCTGGACGTGGACGTTCTGCTGCCCGCGGCGCTGGAGAACGTCATCACGACGAAGAACGCATCGCAGGTGCGCGCCAAGATCATCTGCGAGGGCGCGAACGGCCCGACCACGGCGCCCGCGGACGCGATCCTGGACGAGAAGGGAGTGTTCGTGATCCCGGACATTCTGGCCAATGCCGGAGGCGTGACGGTCTCGTACTTCGAATGGGTGCAGAACCGCGGCGGCTATTTCTGGACGGAGGATCTGGTGAACGACCGGCTGCGCGACATCATGTGCCGCAGCTTCGCCAACGTCCTGGACATCGCGAAGAGGCACAAGGTGAACATGCGCACGGCCTCGTACATGCTCTCGGTCGAGCGCGTCTCGACCGTGCACAAGCTGCGCGGCATCTACGCCTGA
- the lpxK gene encoding tetraacyldisaccharide 4'-kinase, with product MTPADLWRSNSVAARAARALLLPAERAMAGVVAVRNELYDRGALPARATPIPAASVGNLTVGGTGKTPVAAWIARQLATRGAAPAVVLRGYGDDEPLVHAVLNPSIPVVVSADRTKGVAEAAARGADVAVLDDAFQHRRVARAADIVLVSADGWTIPRRMLPSGPWREPLEALRRADLAVITSKAATATEIEAARTAVTRAAPDTPVAGIVLELGDLFRFGDPDARLPTGGLSGASILAIAAVGNPEAFFAQLRRAGAAVEPRGFPDHHHFTRDEARDLAGLAPRGGMAVCTLKDAVKLAPLWPADAPALWYVSQPVRVAWGAELFDRLVDALLARRASR from the coding sequence ATGACTCCCGCTGACCTGTGGCGCTCGAACAGCGTCGCGGCGCGCGCCGCGAGGGCGCTGCTGCTGCCGGCCGAGCGGGCCATGGCCGGCGTAGTCGCCGTGCGGAACGAACTGTACGATCGCGGCGCGCTGCCGGCGCGCGCGACGCCGATCCCGGCCGCCAGCGTCGGTAATCTCACAGTGGGCGGAACCGGGAAGACTCCGGTTGCCGCCTGGATCGCGCGGCAGCTGGCGACGCGCGGCGCGGCACCGGCGGTGGTTCTTCGCGGGTATGGCGACGACGAGCCGCTCGTGCACGCCGTGCTGAATCCGTCGATCCCGGTCGTCGTGTCGGCGGACAGGACGAAGGGCGTGGCGGAAGCGGCGGCGCGCGGCGCGGACGTCGCCGTGCTGGACGACGCCTTTCAGCATCGGCGCGTGGCGCGGGCCGCGGACATCGTGCTGGTGTCGGCCGACGGATGGACCATCCCGCGGCGGATGCTGCCGTCCGGCCCGTGGCGCGAGCCGCTGGAGGCGCTGCGCCGGGCGGACCTCGCGGTGATCACGAGCAAGGCGGCCACCGCCACCGAGATCGAGGCCGCGCGCACAGCGGTCACCCGGGCCGCGCCCGACACGCCCGTCGCCGGCATCGTGCTCGAGCTGGGAGATCTATTCCGGTTCGGGGATCCCGACGCGCGGCTGCCGACCGGCGGACTCTCGGGCGCGAGCATCCTGGCGATCGCGGCGGTGGGGAACCCGGAAGCGTTTTTCGCGCAGCTCCGGCGCGCCGGCGCCGCGGTCGAGCCGCGCGGCTTTCCCGATCACCACCACTTCACCCGCGATGAAGCGCGCGACCTGGCGGGCCTCGCGCCGCGGGGCGGCATGGCGGTCTGCACGCTCAAGGACGCCGTCAAGCTGGCACCGTTGTGGCCTGCCGACGCACCTGCCTTATGGTATGTTTCACAGCCCGTTCGGGTGGCGTGGGGAGCCGAGCTTTTCGATCGGTTGGTGGATGCGCTGCTGGCCCGCCGCGCCTCTCGATGA
- a CDS encoding lysophospholipid acyltransferase family protein, protein MSDDDSNWKALRLSDRVAVTLGGSLIRLLASTWRYRVRNAGQLEKLRAGGEPFIYSIWHGQLLPLLWHHRDQGISILVSEHRDGELIARFAQSVGYGTIRGSSTRGAAGALLGLVRALEEGKQVGMTPDGPRGPACSYAPGAAVAASKAGALILPLAAHADRAWRLNSWDRFMIPRPFARVTIAYGAPVRLPDDARAAAADTPRLESAMNAAVGAASSR, encoded by the coding sequence GTGAGCGACGACGACTCCAACTGGAAAGCGCTTCGTCTGTCGGACCGTGTCGCCGTGACGCTCGGCGGCTCGCTGATCCGGCTTCTGGCCTCGACGTGGCGGTACCGCGTGCGCAACGCGGGGCAGCTGGAAAAGCTCCGCGCGGGCGGCGAGCCGTTCATCTACTCCATCTGGCACGGCCAGCTGCTGCCGCTGCTCTGGCACCACCGCGATCAGGGGATCTCCATCCTGGTGAGCGAGCACAGGGACGGCGAGCTGATCGCGCGCTTCGCGCAATCGGTGGGGTACGGCACGATTCGCGGCTCGTCCACGCGGGGCGCCGCGGGCGCGCTGCTCGGGCTCGTGCGCGCGCTGGAGGAAGGGAAGCAGGTCGGGATGACCCCGGACGGTCCGCGCGGCCCGGCCTGCAGCTATGCTCCCGGCGCCGCCGTGGCCGCGAGCAAGGCGGGCGCGCTGATACTTCCACTGGCCGCGCACGCGGATCGCGCGTGGCGGCTGAACAGCTGGGACCGGTTCATGATTCCGCGACCGTTCGCCAGGGTGACCATCGCTTACGGCGCGCCGGTGCGCCTGCCGGACGACGCGCGCGCCGCCGCTGCGGATACGCCGCGCCTCGAGTCGGCCATGAACGCGGCGGTGGGCGCGGCGTCGAGCCGATGA
- the lpxB gene encoding lipid-A-disaccharide synthase, translating to MAEVFFVAGEASGDLHASGVAEELRKIRPELKLAGIGGPRLAAAGVELLESYDQLAVMGLTEVIRHIPRHYALLRRVRERLRSGEISLLVLIDYPGFNMRLAESAKAAGVPVLYYVTPQVWAWGAKRLPKLARIVTRAAVILPFEEQLLRGYGIDAHFVGHPLLDGWERLPSREAARSVLGIDDDARVLVLYPGSRVQEIIRHIEPFVKTARALQKRHPDLQVIISAAPATEHGYSNMPYPVVAAPALTMFSAADVALCKSGTTTLEAAIAGCPMVVAYRVGKLSYAIARRMVKISHIGLVNIVAGREVAPEFVQDALDPEVVAASLDSLLTDEALRRRTIEDLAEVRAKLGTPGASARVARMASELVA from the coding sequence TTGGCTGAAGTCTTCTTCGTGGCCGGCGAGGCCTCGGGTGACCTGCACGCGTCCGGCGTGGCGGAGGAGCTGCGCAAGATCCGTCCCGAGCTGAAGCTCGCCGGCATCGGCGGGCCGCGGCTCGCGGCGGCGGGTGTGGAGCTGCTGGAGTCCTACGACCAGCTCGCCGTGATGGGGCTCACCGAGGTCATCCGGCACATCCCGCGGCACTACGCGCTGCTCAGGCGGGTGCGCGAGCGGCTGCGCAGCGGCGAGATCAGCCTGCTGGTGCTGATCGATTATCCCGGCTTCAACATGCGGCTCGCGGAGAGCGCGAAGGCGGCGGGCGTACCGGTGCTGTACTACGTGACGCCGCAGGTGTGGGCGTGGGGCGCGAAGCGGCTGCCCAAGCTGGCGCGCATAGTCACGCGCGCGGCGGTGATCCTGCCCTTCGAGGAGCAGCTGCTGCGCGGCTACGGAATCGACGCGCACTTCGTGGGACACCCGCTGCTGGACGGATGGGAGCGGCTGCCGTCGCGCGAAGCGGCGAGGTCGGTGCTGGGCATCGACGACGACGCCAGGGTGCTGGTGCTGTATCCGGGAAGCCGCGTGCAGGAGATCATCCGGCACATCGAGCCGTTCGTGAAGACCGCGCGCGCCCTGCAGAAGCGGCACCCCGATCTCCAGGTCATCATAAGCGCCGCGCCCGCGACCGAGCACGGGTACTCGAACATGCCGTATCCGGTCGTGGCTGCGCCCGCGCTCACGATGTTCAGCGCGGCCGACGTGGCGCTGTGCAAGAGCGGCACGACCACTCTGGAAGCGGCGATCGCGGGCTGCCCGATGGTGGTTGCGTACCGCGTCGGGAAGCTGTCGTACGCGATCGCACGCCGGATGGTGAAGATCAGTCATATCGGGCTCGTGAACATCGTCGCGGGGCGCGAGGTCGCGCCGGAGTTCGTGCAGGACGCGCTCGATCCGGAAGTCGTCGCGGCGTCGCTGGACTCGCTGCTGACGGACGAGGCGCTGCGCCGGCGCACGATCGAGGATCTCGCGGAGGTGCGCGCAAAGTTGGGCACTCCGGGCGCGTCCGCGCGGGTGGCGCGGATGGCGAGCGAGCTCGTCGCGTGA
- a CDS encoding Gfo/Idh/MocA family oxidoreductase, whose amino-acid sequence MGVVGVGGLGFHHARILRDLPAVRFGGCFDSRAERSAAVAAELGITAHDSLDALLAQVDAVTIAVPTPAHFDVAGRVIALGKHVLIEKPITTTVAEADELLAMARKNGVVVQIGHVERFNAAIRAALPHIEEPRFIQSERLAPFNPRGSDVAVVLDLMIHDIDLILTLAVGEAQSIAAVGVPVLTPTVDIANARITFASGAVANITASRISRERVRKIRIFQKTGYLSLDLAAGNGEFFRLNKNLPLEKLAAGPLDFSQFVERVGLTAPEGEPLRLEFESFARALTGEAPPVVTGEDGRRALDVALKIVREIERTLPQLTGSVEGGLGRSRPETATLG is encoded by the coding sequence GTGGGTGTCGTGGGCGTGGGCGGCCTGGGCTTCCATCATGCGCGGATCCTGCGCGATCTCCCGGCTGTGCGGTTCGGCGGCTGCTTCGATTCCCGCGCCGAGCGCTCGGCCGCCGTCGCGGCGGAGCTCGGCATCACGGCGCACGACTCGCTCGACGCGCTGCTGGCGCAGGTCGACGCCGTGACGATCGCCGTGCCGACGCCGGCGCACTTCGACGTCGCCGGCAGGGTGATCGCCCTGGGCAAGCACGTGCTGATCGAGAAGCCGATCACGACGACCGTGGCCGAGGCGGACGAGCTCCTGGCCATGGCGCGGAAGAACGGCGTCGTCGTGCAGATCGGACACGTCGAGCGATTCAACGCGGCCATTCGCGCCGCGCTGCCGCACATAGAGGAGCCGCGATTCATCCAGAGCGAGCGGCTGGCGCCGTTCAATCCGCGCGGGTCGGACGTCGCGGTCGTGCTGGATCTCATGATCCACGACATCGACCTGATCCTGACGCTCGCCGTCGGCGAGGCGCAGTCGATCGCGGCGGTCGGCGTGCCCGTCCTCACGCCTACGGTGGACATCGCCAACGCGCGCATCACGTTCGCGTCGGGAGCGGTCGCCAACATCACGGCGAGCCGGATCTCGCGCGAGCGCGTGCGGAAGATCCGGATCTTCCAGAAGACCGGCTACCTGTCGCTCGACCTGGCCGCGGGGAACGGCGAATTCTTCAGGCTCAACAAGAATCTTCCGCTCGAGAAGCTGGCGGCGGGTCCGCTGGACTTCTCCCAGTTCGTCGAGCGCGTCGGGCTGACCGCTCCCGAGGGGGAGCCGCTCAGACTCGAGTTCGAGAGCTTTGCGCGGGCGCTGACCGGAGAGGCGCCCCCGGTTGTGACGGGAGAGGACGGGCGCCGCGCACTCGACGTCGCGTTGAAGATCGTGCGCGAGATCGAACGTACGCTGCCGCAGCTCACGGGATCCGTGGAGGGCGGACTCGGTCGCTCCCGCCCGGAGACGGCCACGCTTGGCTGA
- the lpxA gene encoding acyl-ACP--UDP-N-acetylglucosamine O-acyltransferase — protein MKNIHPTAIVSDDAKLARGVEVGAFAMIGPGCEVAEGCVIAPRATLDRNVRLDRNVRVGIGAVLGGDPQDLKFQGEETTVEIGEGTVIREYSTINRGTSESFKTTVGRSCFIMSYVHLAHDCHLGDGVILANGVQLAGHVRIDDRAILSGLSAVHQFVRIGRHAFVGGCSRVSKDIPPFLKAVGNPVKLYGLNTVGLQRAGFDEPTLRELKRAYRLFFNSDLNITQALERAEADLEQRPEVKELMRFLEASGRGVVV, from the coding sequence GTGAAGAACATTCATCCGACCGCGATCGTCTCCGACGACGCGAAGCTCGCCCGCGGAGTGGAAGTCGGCGCGTTCGCGATGATCGGGCCCGGCTGCGAGGTGGCGGAAGGTTGCGTCATCGCGCCGCGGGCGACGCTGGATCGGAACGTCCGGTTGGACCGGAACGTCCGCGTCGGGATCGGCGCGGTGCTCGGCGGAGACCCGCAGGATCTCAAGTTCCAGGGCGAGGAGACCACGGTGGAGATCGGCGAGGGAACGGTGATCCGCGAGTACAGCACGATCAACCGCGGCACGTCCGAGTCGTTCAAGACCACTGTCGGCCGTAGCTGCTTCATCATGTCGTACGTCCATCTCGCGCACGACTGTCATCTCGGCGACGGCGTGATCCTGGCCAACGGCGTGCAGCTGGCGGGACACGTCCGCATCGACGATCGCGCGATCCTGTCGGGGTTGAGCGCCGTGCATCAGTTCGTGCGGATCGGCCGCCACGCTTTCGTCGGGGGCTGCTCCCGCGTGTCGAAGGACATTCCGCCGTTTCTCAAGGCGGTCGGCAATCCGGTCAAGCTGTACGGCTTGAACACCGTCGGCTTGCAGCGCGCGGGCTTTGACGAACCGACGCTGCGCGAGTTGAAGCGGGCGTACCGCCTGTTCTTCAACTCCGACCTCAACATCACGCAGGCGCTCGAGCGGGCGGAGGCGGATCTGGAGCAGCGTCCCGAGGTGAAGGAGCTCATGCGGTTCCTGGAGGCGAGCGGTCGCGGAGTCGTAGTCTGA